One segment of Polaribacter huanghezhanensis DNA contains the following:
- a CDS encoding Gfo/Idh/MocA family oxidoreductase yields MNKKNFALIGAAGYIAPRHLKAIKETNNNLIAALDKFDSVGIMDSYFPNADFFVEFERFDRHIEKLKRKGTLLDYVSICTPNYLHDSHIRMALRSGADAICEKPLVLNPWNVDALADIEKESGQKIYTILQLRLHPSIIALKQKIDSEKKDAKYDVDLTYIASRGNWYAVSWKGDESKSGGIATNIGVHFYDMLSWIFGEVQENNVHLREKNKAAGYLEFEKARVRWFLSIDETDLPIDIRKNGQRTYRSITVDNEEVEFSSGFTELHTKSYQEILKGNGFGLQEAKQSIEIVHEIRNNSLISSGNKHPFIN; encoded by the coding sequence ATGAATAAAAAAAACTTTGCACTGATTGGAGCCGCAGGATATATTGCTCCAAGACATTTAAAAGCGATAAAAGAAACGAACAATAACTTGATCGCTGCACTTGATAAATTTGATAGCGTGGGAATTATGGATAGTTACTTCCCAAATGCAGATTTCTTCGTAGAATTTGAGCGTTTTGACCGTCATATAGAGAAGCTGAAAAGAAAAGGAACACTTTTGGATTATGTGAGTATTTGCACTCCTAATTATTTACACGACTCTCATATTAGAATGGCATTGCGAAGTGGAGCAGATGCAATTTGTGAAAAACCATTAGTGCTAAATCCTTGGAATGTAGATGCTTTAGCTGATATAGAAAAAGAATCTGGGCAAAAAATTTACACGATATTACAATTGCGATTACACCCAAGCATCATCGCGTTAAAACAAAAAATAGATTCAGAAAAGAAAGATGCCAAATACGATGTTGATTTAACTTATATTGCTTCAAGAGGCAACTGGTATGCTGTTTCATGGAAAGGAGATGAGTCTAAATCAGGAGGAATTGCTACCAATATCGGTGTACATTTTTATGACATGCTTTCTTGGATATTTGGAGAAGTGCAAGAAAATAATGTTCATTTACGAGAGAAAAATAAAGCAGCTGGGTACTTAGAATTTGAAAAAGCAAGAGTTCGTTGGTTTTTGTCTATTGATGAAACTGATTTGCCTATTGATATAAGAAAAAACGGACAAAGAACCTATCGTTCTATTACTGTTGATAATGAAGAAGTGGAATTTAGTTCTGGGTTTACAGAGTTGCATACGAAAAGTTATCAAGAGATTTTAAAAGGAAATGGATTTGGATTACAAGAAGCAAAACAATCGATTGAGATTGTTCATGAAATACGAAATAATTCTTTAATATCATCAGGGAATAAGCACCCGTTTATCAATTAA
- a CDS encoding adenylyltransferase/cytidyltransferase family protein — MKIGITFSAFDLFHAGHVKMLEEAKHQCDYLICGIQTDPTLDRPEKNRPVQSVVERYIQLKGCKYVDEIVPYATEQDLEDILRSFKIDVRIIGDEYANKKFTGREYCEEKGIQLYFNKREHRFSSSKLRKEVQKKENLKSKE; from the coding sequence ATGAAAATAGGAATTACTTTTAGTGCCTTTGATTTATTTCACGCCGGACACGTTAAAATGTTGGAAGAAGCAAAACATCAATGCGATTACTTAATTTGTGGAATTCAAACAGATCCAACCTTAGATAGACCAGAAAAGAATAGGCCTGTACAGTCAGTAGTTGAAAGATATATTCAATTAAAAGGTTGTAAATATGTAGATGAAATTGTGCCTTATGCAACAGAACAAGACTTAGAAGATATCTTACGTTCTTTTAAAATAGATGTTCGTATTATTGGTGATGAATATGCAAATAAGAAATTTACAGGAAGAGAGTATTGTGAAGAAAAGGGAATTCAGTTATATTTTAATAAAAGAGAACATCGATTTTCAAGCAGTAAATTAAGAAAAGAAGTGCAAAAAAAAGAAAATTTAAAGAGTAAAGAATAA
- a CDS encoding UDP-glucose dehydrogenase family protein produces the protein MNITIVGSGYVGLVSGTCFAEMGNKVTCVDIDKVKVQKLKQGILPIFEPGLETMVIKNIHNKNLFFTTNVSQAISNAEIVFIAVGTPMGEDGGADLQYVLAVAKSIGMAMKKRLVVVDKSTVPVGTADKVKEIIQIELNRRGEHIEFDVVSNPEFLKEGAAINDFMKPDRVVIGAESDFAFHLMKQLYAPFFRTHDRFIMMNIRSAEMTKYAANAMLATKISFMNEIANICERVGADANQVRVGIGSDKRIGYDFIYPGIGYGGTCFPKDISALIQLGKNNGYEPALISSVEMVNNKQKELFLNKILERFGENLSDKAFAVWGLSFKPETDDMREAPSTFIIKELKKRGATIRAYDPKAMNQAKDYYLKECDVFYGKEKYETLDNANGLILLTEWKEFRSPDFNEIKKRLEHPIIYDARNQYNVFELSEKGFEYYQMGKD, from the coding sequence ATGAATATTACTATTGTAGGTTCAGGATATGTGGGTTTAGTGTCGGGAACTTGTTTTGCTGAAATGGGAAACAAAGTAACTTGTGTTGATATAGATAAAGTTAAGGTTCAAAAATTAAAACAAGGTATTTTACCAATTTTTGAACCAGGTTTAGAAACGATGGTTATAAAAAACATTCACAATAAAAATTTATTTTTTACAACAAATGTATCCCAGGCGATATCGAATGCTGAAATTGTTTTTATTGCTGTTGGGACCCCGATGGGAGAAGATGGGGGAGCAGATTTGCAATATGTATTGGCTGTGGCAAAATCGATTGGTATGGCTATGAAAAAAAGATTGGTAGTTGTTGATAAATCAACCGTACCTGTTGGAACTGCTGATAAAGTTAAAGAAATCATTCAGATCGAACTAAATAGAAGAGGAGAACATATCGAATTTGATGTAGTATCTAATCCTGAATTCTTAAAAGAAGGAGCTGCAATTAATGATTTTATGAAACCTGATCGGGTAGTAATTGGAGCTGAATCAGATTTTGCGTTTCATTTAATGAAGCAGTTATATGCTCCTTTTTTTAGAACTCATGATCGTTTTATCATGATGAATATTCGTTCAGCAGAAATGACAAAATATGCTGCCAATGCCATGTTGGCAACAAAAATTTCATTTATGAATGAAATCGCTAATATTTGTGAAAGAGTAGGTGCAGATGCAAATCAAGTAAGAGTTGGTATTGGTTCTGACAAAAGAATAGGCTATGATTTTATTTATCCTGGAATTGGTTATGGAGGAACATGTTTTCCAAAAGACATATCAGCTTTGATTCAGTTAGGAAAAAACAATGGATATGAACCAGCATTAATTTCGTCTGTTGAAATGGTTAATAATAAGCAAAAAGAGCTTTTTTTAAATAAAATTTTAGAGAGATTTGGTGAAAATTTATCAGATAAAGCATTTGCAGTTTGGGGATTGTCTTTTAAGCCTGAAACGGATGATATGAGGGAAGCCCCATCAACGTTTATCATTAAGGAATTAAAGAAAAGAGGAGCAACTATTAGGGCATATGACCCAAAGGCAATGAATCAAGCAAAAGACTATTATTTAAAAGAGTGTGATGTTTTTTATGGTAAGGAAAAATATGAAACTTTAGATAATGCGAATGGGTTGATTTTGTTGACAGAGTGGAAAGAATTTCGTTCTCCAGATTTCAATGAAATCAAAAAAAGATTAGAGCATCCAATAATATATGATGCTAGAAATCAATATAATGTTTTTGAATTATCAGAAAAAGGTTTTGAATATTATCAAATGGGAAAAGATTAG